The genomic stretch AACATTGAACATGTCTACCCTGCGGCGTATTGGACAGGATCGGCTTGGAAGTAGTTTCGGATGATGTTGGGTCGGCGCTGGGTGTCGCGGAGGTATTGTTCGAGATTGAGGATTAGCTCGTCCTTGGTCGCGGGCCGCTGCCGGCCGATGGCGTTGGTCTTGACGTCGTTGTTCAGGTACTCGTCTGGATTGAGTTCGGGGCTGTAGCCGGGCAGGAAGAACATGCGGAGGCGTCGTCGGTTGGCGTGCAGCCAGTCGCGCGGCGGCCGAGCGGTGCACCGGGTGACCGTCGACGATCAGGAACACGCGCCGGCGCCGCTGACGCAGCAACCGACGGCAGAAGCGGATGAAGACTTCGGCGTTGAACGAGCCGTCGAAGACCAGGAAGCACAGATGGCCACGGTTGGTGATGCTCGACATCATGTTGGCCCGGAAGCGCTGTCCCGTGCCCGGGATCACCGGCGTCACGCCGCGTCGGCCGTAGCTGCGGCCGGCTTGATGATCGCTGCGCCCCAAGCTGATCGCCCCAGTGAATCTCGGCGTTTTCGGCCTTGGCCTGCTTCACGATCGCCGGATACTCCGCGCGCTTCCAACGCTCCACCGCCACCGGGTCGCGCTCGTAGGCCCGCCGCAGCGGCTTTTGCGGCGTGAAGCCCCAACGCTTCAGGTAGCGGCCGGCCGTTCGCGCCGAAACCGCCAGACCGGTGCGCTGGGCGATGAGGTCGCGCACTGCCTCGCGCGTCCACAGCGCGACAGGCAGTTTGAGCTGATCGGGAGTGCGATCCGTCATACGCTTGACGATCGTGGCCGCCTGATGCGACGGCAGCCGCGGCTCGGCCGGCGGCCCGCTTCTTCAACCGCAGCGAGGTGATGTTGCCGCATTCGACTTTCGCCAGCCAAGTGTCGATCGAGGTGCCGAGACGCCGAAGGTCCGCGCGGCCGCCGACTTCCTCACGCCGCCGCGGATCGCCGTCACCACCCGCACCCGAAGCTGCTCCTGCGCGTCTGGCGAAAGCCTGCGTGTATCGAGTTGACTCATGCATGAACTATATCACAAAGCCACAGAATGTCCAGTATTATGTGTCCGTATTAGTAAAACGGGGGCAGGTCACACCCGCAGCAACGCCAATAAAGTCCGTGTTCGGTTCGGGAACGTCACACTGACCATGATTGTTTGCCCCCCACGCCACAATCGAGCCATCGGCTTTCAAACCAAGACTGTGATGCACACCGTCGCCACTGCCCGCCGCGACACCGATGAAGTCAGTGTTTGGCGCGGGTACGTCGCATTGGCCCTGGTGATTCGAGCCCCGCGCCACGATCGATCCGTTGGCCTTCAAGCCCAGGCAGTGAGATTCGCCCACCGAGATGGCCAGGAAATCCACGTTCGGCGCGGGTACGTTGCACATGTCATTCCTGCAGGCCCCCCACGCCACGATCGACCCATCCGCTCGCAACGCGAGACTGTTCGGACCATTGGACGAGACTTGGATGACATCGCTCAGCACACTCGGCGGCAAGATGATCTGCCGCCCCCACCCCACGATCGCCCCCGAGTCCTGCCCCACGACCGCGCCCGCTCCCAACCCCGCCACCATCGCCACCACCATCCAGGCGCGTACGCGCCCGCCCGCCGCCATGGCCTGCGGCGCCTGGCTCCAAACTGGATCCCTATTCGTTAGTATGGCACAGCTTTCGTGCGGGGTTATCGGATTTCGGCTGTGAGCGCACCCGGCGGACCGATTTATAACGCCGTTGCACGCAGTGTTGCGTTCTAAGAACTCCCCGGGGCTTTCTCGGCTCTTCAGAGCTGCTTGCCATAAGCCCGCTGCGCACCTCCGCGCCCGAACAGATCATCGTCAAGCGGCCTGAGGCCCCGGTTCATCCGCCGGGGATGCTGTAACGGGCCATCTTGTCGCGCAGGGTCGTCCGCGGAATTCCGAGACGCTGCGCCGCGCGGGCCTGGTTGTTGTCGCATTGCCTCAAGGCGAGCAGGATCATGCGACGCTCGATATCCGCCACAGTTTCGTTGAGGTTGAAGCAACTCGTTTCGACCAGTTCCAGCGTGGGCGGTCCAATCGGTTCGCCAGCTTCACCTCCGAGCGGCAAGATATGCTCCGTTCGAATCTCTGATCCGCCGCAGAACGCGAGCGCCCGCTCAATCACGTGCTCCAGTTCGCGGGCGTTCCCCGGCCAGGGATGCCGCAGCAACTCGTCGAGCGCGTGGGGTGCGAGGTGAACCGCCCGGTCACCGACGAGCGCGGCGTGCCTCTGAATCAAGTGCCGCGCCAAGAGGGGGATGTCGTCCGGCCGCTCGCGCAGCGGTGGCAGAGTGAGGCACACGCCACTGAGCCGGTAGTAGAGATCCTCGCGGAATTCACCGGCTCGCACCGGCGCTTGCAGATCATGGCGCGCGGTGCAGATCAGACGCACGTCGACCGCGACCGGCGGCGCGCTGGCCGTGCGCTCAAAACTCCCACTTTCCAGGAGTTGTAACAACAGCGACTGGAGTGCCAGTGGCAGCGCGTCCACCTCGCCCAGAATGAACGTCCC from Phycisphaerales bacterium encodes the following:
- a CDS encoding winged helix-turn-helix domain-containing protein, with the translated sequence MTDRTPDQLKLPVALWTREAVRDLIAQRTGLAVSARTAGRYLKRWGFTPQKPLRRAYERDPVAVERWKRAEYPAIVKQAKAENAEIHWGDQLGAQRSSSRPQLRPTRRDAGDPGHGTALPGQHDVEHHQPWPSVLPGLRRLVQRRSLHPLLPSVAASAAPARVPDRRRSPGAPLGRRATGCTPTDDASACSSCPATAPNSIQTST
- a CDS encoding sigma-54-dependent Fis family transcriptional regulator encodes the protein ARQIAPTDCAVLLVGESGTGKTLLAQALHEWSPRATGPCHHFDCAHVPVAELAAELFGLGDGGRGKGGRLELSAGGTFILGEVDALPLALQSLLLQLLESGSFERTASAPPVAVDVRLICTARHDLQAPVRAGEFREDLYYRLSGVCLTLPPLRERPDDIPLLARHLIQRHAALVGDRAVHLAPHALDELLRHPWPGNARELEHVIERALAFCGGSEIRTEHILPLGGEAGEPIGPPTLELVETSCFNLNETVADIERRMILLALRQCDNNQARAAQRLGIPRTTLRDKMARYSIPGG
- a CDS encoding transposase; the encoded protein is MFFLPGYSPELNPDEYLNNDVKTNAIGRQRPATKDELILNLEQYLRDTQRRPNIIRNYFQADPVQYAAG